From Toxorhynchites rutilus septentrionalis strain SRP chromosome 2, ASM2978413v1, whole genome shotgun sequence, a single genomic window includes:
- the LOC129768450 gene encoding uncharacterized protein C16C10.8 — protein sequence MVFFICNHCGESMKKQVVEKHGWKCKRELNVSCMDCQKDFTGNAYDAHTSCITEAEKYSGKDYVPKANANKGAKKQEAWIDTVRAITDSKKNLPRGISEVFSVIHKNDNIPRKQKGFMNFFQNSAKHIKRHDVEAAWALLEEEVKNTSTLNQQKQSNGSVNNGNSGNTNESTTGTEHNFKKRKLEENKEASPQNEAPSKKQKKQKNGVSEEHEQLVNEDHAAENDSEETQLKNGKFKWNDVIRDTLIAKNNEMSFNKLKKKVLKKYRKFIGGSDETCEKIERKFSKKITKLGLQMDNETVRLIE from the coding sequence ATGGTATTTTTCATCTGCAATCACTGTGGAGAGTCGATGAAGAAGCAAGTGGTCGAAAAGCACGGCTGGAAATGCAAACGAGAACTCAACGTGTCCTGCATGGACTGCCAGAAGGATTTCACCGGTAATGCTTACGACGCTCACACAAGTTGTATTACGGAAGCTGAAAAGTACTCCGGCAAAGACTACGTTCCGAAGGCAAATGCTAACAAGGGTGCTAAGAAACAGGAAGCCTGGATCGACACCGTTCGTGCAATTACTGATAGTAAGAAAAATTTGCCAAGAGGCATAAGCGAAGTTTTCAGTGTGATCCACAAGAATGATAATATACCCAGGAAGCAGAAGGGTTTCATGAATTTCTTCCAGAACTCAgcaaaacatattaaaaggcaTGATGTGGAAGCTGCCTGGGCTCTTCTCGAGGAGGAAGTAAAGAATACTTCAACTTTAAATCAACAGAAGCAATCAAATGGTTCGGTGAATAATGGGAATTCAGGCAATACGAATGAGTCCACCACTGGTACGGAGCATAATTTcaagaaacgaaaacttgaggAAAACAAGGAAGCAAGCCCTCAGAATGAAGCGCCAAGCAAAAAACAAAAGAAGCAGAAGAACGGTGTGTCGGAAGAACATGAGCAGTTGGTGAACGAAGACCATGCAGCAGAAAATGACTCAGAGGAGACACAATTGAAAAATGGTAAATTCAAATGGAATGACGTGATTCGAGACACACTCATTGCAAAGAACAACGAAATGTCATTTAACAAACTGAAGAAAAAAGTATTGAAGAAATATCGAAAGTTCATCGGCGGGAGTGATGAAACATGTGAGAAAATCGAGCGTAAGTTTAGTAAGAAAATTACTAAGCTAGGACTGCAGATGGACAACGAGACTGTTCGGTTGATTGAATAG
- the LOC129764782 gene encoding uncharacterized protein LOC129764782, with protein sequence MQDEDSRLSSSREKDRTERRRSRDRHNGRDRSRDRYRYGGDRGHDRRRDEDRRTDTRYRSDRSGGREDRYRDRHRDRSDRERDHRRRDRSESRDRRKRSRSKSRDRHVRNRSQERSDNSKERSRRNLSVEIEQELQNLRKLSDMKAASEKSQEINSRCSQIESESKAPEAESSSSFAEAKEPFKNDFAKIFSSTSSTKIEIPEIQTEEDRIEFQKKMQEKFQAHLAAEGRLYPKPKPSPAINSATGFANDGSFLEMFKKMQEQAQTNCMPAMGEECSAQYYATSSVPTHTQQPTQPVAIPCVGRRRGGKILKTGIVKKAKPIEESYVETPSDAWNLYLQEVKKYKNASCDEDSKTRPLIK encoded by the coding sequence ATGCAGGACGAAGATTCCCGTCTATCTTCCAGCCGCGAGAAAGATCGCACGGAAAGACGTAGAAGTCGGGACCGCCATAATGGGCGGGACCGCAGCCGAGATCGCTACCGGTACGGTGGTGACAGAGGTCACGATCGACGACGTGATGAGGACCGCCGCACGGATACACGTTATCGATCGGATCGGAGCGGTGGTAGAGAGGATAGGTACAGAGATCGACATCGGGATCGATCCGATAGGGAGCGCGATCATCGAAGAAGAGATCGAAGTGAGAGCAGAGATAGAAGAAAACGAAGCCGATCCAAGTCTCGTGATCGACATGTACGCAACAGATCACAGGAGAGAAGTGATAATTCAAAGGAACGTTCCAGGCGAAATTTATCCGTTGAGATTGAACAGGAACTGCAGAACCTTAGAAAATTGTCCGACATGAAAGCCGCCAGTGAGAAATCACAAGAAATTAATAGTAGGTGTAGTCAAATTGAATCTGAGTCCAAAGCACCAGAAGCCGAGAGCTCCAGTAGCTTCGCCGAGGCAAAGGAACCGTTCAAAAACGATTTCGCCAAAATATTCAGCAGCACCAGCAGCACAAAGATTGAGATTCCCGAGATCCAAACCGAAGAAGATCGTATTGAGTTTCAGAAGAAAATGCAGGAAAAGTTTCAGGCCCATTTAGCTGCCGAAGGCAGGCTATATCCCAAACCGAAACCATCACCAGCTATAAACTCCGCCACAGGATTCGCGAATGACGGTTCCTTTTTGGAGATGTTCAAAAAAATGCAGGAGCAGGCACAAACAAATTGTATGCCAGCAATGGGTGAGGAATGTTCAGCACAGTATTATGCGACCAGTTCGGTTCCGACGCATACCCAGCAGCCAACACAACCAGTCGCAATACCGTGTGTTGGTCGTCGGCGTGGAGGCAAAATTCTTAAAACCGGCATCGTTAAGAAGGCGAAACCAATAGAAGAATCGTATGTTGAAACTCCGAGCGACGCCTGGAATCTCTATTTACAAGAGGttaaaaagtataaaaatgCCTCCTGCGACGAAGACTCCAAAACGCGACCGTTAATTAAGTAA
- the LOC129764785 gene encoding cytochrome c oxidase subunit 6B1 — MAPAALPLKAAPFDPRFPNTNQTKYCYQSYLDFHRCEKVKGKGGKVCQYFKNVYADLCPNAWVEKWDGQRSEGTFPGRV, encoded by the coding sequence atggCACCAGCAGCACTTCCGCTGAAGGCGGCTCCATTCGATCCGCGCTTCCCGAACACGAACCAGACTAAGTACTGCTACCAGAGCTATTTGGACTTTCACCGCTGCGAAAAGGTGAAGGGCAAGGGCGGCAAAGTATGCCAGTATTTTAAAAATGTGTACGCAGACTTGTGCCCAAACGCGTGGGTTGAGAAGTGGGACGGTCAGCGTTCGGAAGGAACCTTCCCAGGAAGGGTCTAA
- the LOC129766869 gene encoding protein fem-1 homolog C-like, with the protein MGDNTHNSSFGRLRSRKQTQIRNELFHEISSQRSVLSKDLRERLKRLPQHIRKDLVEKTEEGYSPLFLACCTGSIEIVEFLITECDADIEQKGTFFCSQKRDDVWCDKSVGHIYTPLGCACAFQNVELVEFLIQHGSNVNALSDTGSTPLFIACSMMNIEIAQLLIDSGADVQKPNYKRETCLIASIASVELCIYLISQGSDVNAQDLYNRTALHYAILTNNLETTQLLLDHGADPFIKSYEGDDAIQTACLTGAQQIADYLMYRISYSRETLANAYELMGSTLIDLRFDRQTTVLYWQQALHIRLSGDNYISKKQIPTRPAYGNAVEFSTVAELDDISYDLDAIRIQGMLIYERILGMDHENTLVYFMNRGAFYHQAMQFQMCIDSWLQVLQSRIRKYSILHLNTRRTLRSIIRLMVILVCRSARAESSNMNIPRFNDVYGVFQLLASNLIEARQLLSIRPVYGVQRKKFDRTLQYLMHVIYLLLTTAKNADQRNLVENSVRDLLHKDIRCALTNETLLHLSVSKIQVMRNGNSNGNNTQGIFPNPNVTKLLLECGAPVDAYDNSKSTPLLVAALPRNYVKEVVQVLIEHGAHLDLPNLNGHRPTEILAENPANDISLSNKLSLKCLCSNAIVKFGITQRDTLPRTLVDFVRVHDHSSF; encoded by the coding sequence ATGGGTGATAACACGCACAACTCCAGCTTTGGAAGGCTTAGGAGCCGGAAACAGACCCAGATAAGGAATGAGCTATTTCATGAAATTTCCTCACAACGTAGTGTATTGTCTAAGGATCTCCGGGAGCGACTTAAGCGTTTGCCCCAGCACATCCGCAAAGATTTGGTCGAGAAAACAGAAGAAGGCTACTCACCGTTGTTTCTGGCATGTTGCACGGGTAGTATTGAAATTGTTGAGTTCCTGATAACGGAGTGCGATGCCGACATTGAACAAAAAGGTACATTCTTTTGCAGCCAGAAGCGCGATGATGTTTGGTGTGATAAGTCTGTGGGTCACATCTATACTCCATTAGGATGTGCATGCGCATTCCAGAACGTTGAACTAGTTGAGTTCCTTATTCAGCATGGCAGCAATGTAAATGCTCTCTCCGATACCGGATCGACACCACTGTTCATCGCATGCAGTATGATGAACATCGAAATTGCTCAATTGTTGATAGACAGCGGAGCCGATGTTCAAAAACCGAACTATAAAAGAGAAACCTGTCTCATCGCTTCTATTGCCTCTGTGGAACTTTGCATCTATCTCATCAGTCAAGGATCAGACGTCAATGCACAGGATTTATATAACAGAACCGCTCTACACTACGCTATTCTGACCAATAATCTTGAAACAACTCAACTGCTATTAGATCATGGAGCCGATCCGTTCATCAAAAGCTACGAAGGTGACGATGCAATTCAAACAGCGTGCCTTACAGGGGCCCAACAAATAGCGGATTATCTCATGTACAGAATAAGTTACTCGCGAGAAACGTTAGCCAATGCCTACGAACTAATGGGATCTACGCTTATCGATTTACGCTTTGATCGCCAAACAACAGTCCTTTATTGGCAGCAGGCTCTTCACATTCGGCTGAGTGGAGATAATTACATCTCGAAGAAACAGATACCAACACGACCCGCATACGGAAATGCGGTCGAATTTTCAACTGttgctgaattagatgacatCAGCTATGACCTAGATGCAATACGTATTCAGGGAATGTTGATTTACGAGAGGATACTGGGCATGGACCATGAGAATACTTTAGTGTATTTCATGAATCGAGGCGCGTTCTATCATCAAGCCATGCAATTCCAGATGTGTATTGATTCATGGCTGCAGGTGCTGCAAAGCCGAATTCGAAAATATTCCATATTGCATCTTAATACCCGTCGTACCCTGCGGTCCATCATTCGGTTGATGGTGATTCTAGTGTGTAGAAGTGCTCGCGCGGAGTCAAGTAATATGAATATACCACGTTTTAATGATGTTTATGGTGTGTTCCAGCTATTGGCTTCAAATCTTATCGAGGCTCGCCAATTGCTCTCTATTCGACCGGTTTATGGAGTGCAGCGAAAGAAATTCGATCGTACACTCCAATATCTCATGCATGTAATATACCTACTGCTCACAACGGCTAAGAACGCGGACCaacgaaatttagtggagaactCTGTTCGGGATTTACTCCACAAGGATATACGATGTGCACTGACTAACGAAACGCTGTTGCATTTATCCgtttcaaaaatacaagttatgAGGAATGGAAATTCTAATGGAAATAATACGCAGGGTATTTTTCCCAACCCAAACGTGACGAAGCTGCTGCTAGAGTGTGGAGCGCCTGTGGATGCATACGATAACTCGAAATCCACACCACTGCTCGTTGCTGCCTTGCCCCGCAATTATGTGAAAGAAGTGGTCCAAGTCCTGATCGAACACGGTGCCCATCTAGACCTTCCGAATCTGAATGGCCATCGGCCAACGGAAATATTGGCGGAAAATCCGGCGAACGATATCTCATTGAGCAATAAGTTATCACTGAAATGCCTTTGTTCGAATGCGATAGTGAAATTTGGAATAACTCAGAGAGATACATTACCCCGCACTCTAGTGGATTTTGTGCGGGTCCATGACCACAGCTCATTTTAG
- the LOC129764783 gene encoding cytochrome c oxidase subunit 6B1-like translates to MAPKPMPVAPQEETLPLKVAPWDPRFPNQNQTKYCYQSYLDFHRCEKIKGEGDSVCKYFKDVFADICPNGWVERWDSQRAEGTFAGKI, encoded by the coding sequence ATGGCTCCAAAACCCATGCCGGTAGCTCCGCAAGAGGAAACGCTTCCGCTGAAGGTAGCTCCCTGGGATCCACGCTTCCCCAATCAAAATCAGACCAAATACTGCTACCAAAGCTATCTGGATTTCCATCGTTGCGAGAAAATCAAGGGTGAGGGTGACAGCGTGTGCAAATACTTCAAGGATGTGTTCGCCGACATTTGCCCGAATGGCTGGGTTGAGAGGTGGGACAGCCAGCGCGCGGAGGGTACGTTCGCCGGCAAGATCTAA